The region CGCTGAGCCGATTGGCGGATGGCGTGCGGTTATTGGTAGAGCGAGCGCTGGACCATATTGACTCGCCGAATCCGGGGGAGCATCGGGCTAAGGTGTAGTAGGAATAGGAAGGGGATGTAATGTCCCCTTCTTCAATCAAGTGCATCGCTCAAGTGTGCACGTCGAGATTTACAGGCAGTGACTGGCCTTGATCGATTCCGAGCCTTGCGAAACCAAGCGCTTCACGCCGTCGAGACCCTGCGGGGTGTTTTTAGCCGCTGACAACTGATAACAGGCCAACGCCCGGGACAGATCTTTCGTTCCCAACTGGCCGTTCTCAAAAGAAGAGCCCAGATAGTCCATCGCATCCGTGGACCCCATGGAAACCGCGCGAATAACTTCCCTTTCTGCCTCCTCGGGGTGCAGGCAAGGACCGTTATAGTCGGTGGAATTACCGTTACAAAAAAACGTGGCATAACCCAGAGCGCCGCTCGCTGTCGTCGATGCCGCTTTGAACAAAGCCTCCACCTTACTGGTTTCCAATTGAGGCGCCATCTGCGAAAGACTCAAACGTGCCGCCGACAAACTCGCCTCCGGATCACCCGACTCGGCAGCACAGACGTAGTTTTCCAGGGATGCCTCAATCAACTCCGCAGTCAGACGGTATTGCTCAAGAAACCCCAACCCACCCAAACCCTCAGCGCGTTGATAACACAGGTTCTCAGCGCGGCTCATTCCGGCTCTAGCGGGTGCGATAAGCTCCCTCTCACTGAGCGACCAATCCTCAATCCCCACCAGCGCCCAACACGACTTTTTAGCAAAGTTAAAAATCTTGATATCGCTATTACCGGCCCGTTTATCCACAACGTTCATATGAGTATCGTCGACCGTTTCAATCTGAACCGTTTCACTCCTGCCCTGGATCGCAGCCATCAACGGAAACGTCAAACTGGCGCCTGGCTCAGCAGTAATTTCCGGCAAAAATCGGCCCGGGTCTGACGTCCGTTTCAACACCAATATCTTCACTGCGAGTGCGGTTAGGCGCTGCTGGGACTCGGCTTTGGCGGAAAACGCGGGCAGGAACTGAACAAAATCTTGGGACGGACACGAGGCATTCGTCCCGCTCACACCATCAGGAGCTATCTTATCCAGATAAGCCGAACGCTCCTGACTCATGCTAGCGATGCAATTGTTTACCACCCCCACGT is a window of Pseudomonas sp. 10S4 DNA encoding:
- a CDS encoding lysozyme inhibitor LprI family protein, with protein sequence MKRFGLSWILGAFALLPVSAAFAQDECSEITSSLQVVPCSEAAKKTADNQLNTSYHQLMARLESQYLADPKLGEEYSATVKESQRAWIKLRDTNCAVEAFEIEAGKPAYVGVVNNCIASMSQERSAYLDKIAPDGVSGTNASCPSQDFVQFLPAFSAKAESQQRLTALAVKILVLKRTSDPGRFLPEITAEPGASLTFPLMAAIQGRSETVQIETVDDTHMNVVDKRAGNSDIKIFNFAKKSCWALVGIEDWSLSERELIAPARAGMSRAENLCYQRAEGLGGLGFLEQYRLTAELIEASLENYVCAAESGDPEASLSAARLSLSQMAPQLETSKVEALFKAASTTASGALGYATFFCNGNSTDYNGPCLHPEEAEREVIRAVSMGSTDAMDYLGSSFENGQLGTKDLSRALACYQLSAAKNTPQGLDGVKRLVSQGSESIKASHCL